The sequence TGATAGATATAGatcggaaaaacagatatagatcggcaaatagatatactagagttgaattgaaaaatagagatgacagatattaatcggaaaaatagatatagatcgacaaataATTATACTagagatgatttgaaaaatagagatgacagatatttgatcggaaaaatagatatagatcgacaaatagATATACTAGAGTTGAAttgaaaatagagatgacagatattgatcggaaaagcagatatagatcggtaaataaatataccagatgaattgaaaaatagagatgacatatATTGATCAGAAAAGcagatatagatcgacaaataAATATACCAGGTGAAttaaaaaatagagatgacagatattgatcgaaaaaatagatatagatcggcaaataattatactagagatgatttgaaaaatagagaGGTGACAGATAATGATCGAAAAAAcatatatagatcggcaaatagatatactagagttgaattgaaaaatagagatgatagaTATTAATcgaaaaaacagatatagatcggcaaataattataccagagatgaattgaaaaatagagatgacatatTTTTTATGGAAAAACATATATAGATTGccaaataaatataatagatataaattgaaaaatcaagatgacagatatagatgagaaaaacagatatagatcgataAATAGATATAACATATAAATTGAAAAATCGAGATGATAGATATAGatcggaaaaacagatatagatcgacaaatagATATACtagaattgaaaaatagagatgacagatattgatcggaaaaacagatatagatcggcaaataattataccagagatgatttgaaaaatagagatgacaaatATAGATCGACAAATAGATATACTAGAGTTGAATTGAAAAATAtagatgacagatattgatcggaaaaacagatatagatcggcaaataattataccagagatgatttgaaaaatagagagatgacagataatgatcgaaaaaacagatatagatagGCTTTTTCGGGCCTTATTGATTTACTATATGACATTTGTTTACAAAGGTGCAGGTAAGTTTGAAACTATTGGAAGGAAATGGGGCCTATAGAAAGAATGGTGTTTATTTCGAGGCCCACGgcggcgccaattgttcttgtatggatacctggagggAGAGCTCGATCTCTGGGAATCGATGCCGAGTTGTTATCTTCGGTGTCGACCTTTGAGCTTTGTGGTAATCCGAGCTTTACTCCAAGAGGATGTCCAATCGCgtagagctttgagcaagaaacaggggggagtgtacctgcaaagacactccgaagcttaagtcaatattgagaattcaatgtctcctttgaaaataaaatatcatACATTTATAGGTGAGATAAAATAGGTCGGTTACGTTTCTATTGATCATCTGAATTGAAGAGCAATTAATAAGTTTTAATAAGTGATAATGTCTGATCGGACGTTTTTATTCAAGGATGGAGTCTGTTGAGTCTGATTGTAACGTATAACGCCGAGTTATAACGTAAAGTGCCGAGTTATAGTGCATAATGCCGAGTTATTGTATATAATGCCGAATTATGNNNNNNNNNNNNNNNNNNNNNNNNNNNNNNNNNNNNNNNNNNNNNNNNNNNNNNNNNNNNNNNNNNNNNNNNNNNNNNNNNNNNNNNNNNNNNNNNNNNNNNNNNNNNNNNNNNNNNNNNNNNNNNNNNNNNNNNNNNNNNNNNNNNNNNNNNNNNNNNNNNNNNNNNNNNNNNNNNNNNNNNNNNNNNNNNNNNNNNNNNNNNNNNNNNNNNNNNNNNNNNNNNNNNNNNNNNNNNNNNNNNNNNNNNNNNNNNNNNNNNNNNNNNNNNNNNNNNNNNNNNNNNNNNNNNNNNNNNNNNNNNNNNNNNNNNNNNNNNNNNNNNNNNNNNNNNNNNNNNNNNNNNNNNNNNNNNNNNNNNNNNNNNNNNNNNNNNNNNNNNNNNNNNNNNNNNNNNNNNNNNNNNNNNNNNNNNNNNNNNNNNNNNNNNNNNNNNNNNNNNNNNNNNNNNNNNNNNNNNNNNNNNNNNNNNNNNNNNNNNNNNNNNNNNNNNNNNNNNNNNNNNNNNNNNNNNNNNNNNNNNNNNNNNNNNNNNNNNNNNNNNNNNNNNNNNNNNNNNNNNNNNNNNNNNNNNNNNNNNNNNNNNNNNNNNNNNNNNNNNNNNNNNNNNNNNNNNNNNNNNNNNNNNNNNNNNNNNNNNNNNNNNNNNNNNNNNNNNNNNNNNNNNNNNNNNNNNNNNNNNNNNNNNNNNNNNNNNNNNNNNNNNNNNNNNNNNNNNNNNNNNNNNNNNNNNNNNNNNNNNNNNNNNNNNNNNNNNNNNNNNNNNNNNNNNNNNNNNNNNNNNNNNNNNNNNNNNNNNNNNNNNNNNNNNNNNNNNNNNNNNNNNNNNNNNNNNNNNNNNNNNNNNNNNNNNNNNNNNNNNNNNNNNNNNNNNNNNNNNNNNNNNNNNNNNNNNNNNNNNNNNNNNNNNNNNNNNNNNNNNNNNNNNNNNNNNNNNNNNNNNNNNNNNNNNNNNNNNNNNNNNNNNNNNNNNNNNNNNNNNNNNNNNNNNNNNNNNNNNNNNNNNNNNNNNNNNNNNNNNNNNNNNNNNNNNNNNNNNNNNNNNNNNNNNNNNNNNNNNNNNNNNNNNNNNNNNNNNNNNNNNNNNNNNNNNNNNNNNNNNNNNNNNNNNNNNNNNNNNNNNNNNNNNNNNNNNNNNNCACTTAATTTCTTTTCAtacaatgtatatatatatatatgtgtataactTAAATTTCTTACCATATTTTTTGACAACTGGCACAAAGAATCTATATCAAACttgatttgtttatttattattagttattaccTACTTGCAAGAAGTAATAAAATACAACTATCACAGAATAAAACGCAAATTATTAGTTATAATTTTTCATTTTACACTCATTTTTCCTAGATACCAAAATTACCCTTAAACTCAAACACCTAAACCCTATTGAAGCTTAAAATTAAATGgagattttaagtttttaactgtGTTGTGTGGAATCTCAGGGAGGTATCTGTAATTTATCCAAAATAAAAAGCGCGCAGACACACGTAAGAGCTTCAAATCAGGGATTAGAGACACACAAGACCAAACCCATTTCTCTCTCTTGAATTTCTCTGACGACTCCGTTTTTGATTCACTTCCAGGTACGAggtttctgcttcttcttcttcttctttctagtATTCGTTTGCATTGGATTCACAAGAATATTCCTTTCCCATGTTATTCACATTTACTGAATATTGGTATGCTAAGGAATTCTGCATTTGATGAACCAGCTGTAGTAGCCAGTTTCATGAATGATATGAAACTGTGAAGATTGCGGATTTGGGATATATTATTTGGCTTGTTGGGTTTATGATTCTGGTATAAAGCTTTCTGCTTTGTAATGGGTTTCTGAAATCTGTTCTAATTTTTTCAAGGAAAGCCAATAGGTTGAGCACATTGTGTTTTTCTTTGTTGTGTTTTTGGCCTCGTTTTGAATTTTGTTGCTATGTTTCAATTGATGCATGTTATGGATTTCATCATGATTATAGATTATATATGTATTTGTTTTCCATAAAGATTGAATCTTATTCTATGTAATACTATGCTATTGAGCTGTTTTTTCATTTAACCACCCTTATTTTTACTCCCATGTGAAATTGCATCAGTCGAAGACAAATATTTTTTATGGCTATTGCCCTGAAATCAGCTTGCTTCTTGCAATTGAAGAAACCAGAGGTCAATTTCCAGGGCTTTCTTCCCTCCAAGAGAGCTATTGTTTCAGTAAAGAGGTATACTCCAGTGGCCGCTATCAAGACGATGGAAACAGTTGGGCTCTCTGAAACCTTCACTAGGCTGaagaaacaaggaaaagtaaGTGTTAATTTTTCTTGCTGATTTGTGCTAAGCAATCAACAGTCAACACTGAACTTCGATGGATGTTTATGATGTGGACCAAAGGTGGTACTAGTAGGAATGTTTAACGGTAGAAAAATATGGTATTGTTTAATTCATGTAGCCAAATCGACCTAGTGGAACAAGCCTTGGTGGTTGTATGCGAAGTTGCATGTATGACATGCTTTTCATTTTGTATGATGCAATTTGAATTGTTATGTATtgcttacttattttaaaaaaaatataaaatcataatAAGATAACTTTCTGGTTTCATATTCTATGAATTTTTAAATCTTGgactcttatttttttatttatactgGGTTTAGAATCATCTTTTATGTGGGACTTGGTTATATTTTGTAAATTGTAAGGTATCAACTTTATTGCAAGGAGATGTGAGTCAGAGTACCTTTTTTTGGCTTGTGATTGTTGATTGAATGATTAGATTCTAATGAATATTTTGTGTCAAGGTGGCATTCATTCCATACATCACAGCTGGTGATCCTGATCTTTCAACCACAGCAGAAGCACTGAAAGTTCTTGATTCATGTGGCTCCGACATAATTGAGCTAGGTGTTCCATACTCAGATCCTTTGGCAGATGGTCCTGTTATCCAGGTTTGATGCTTTCTTCTCCTTTAGTGCTATTTCATGCTGCCTGATTCTCAAACTTATCAGTCTTTCCTTTCAGGCTGCTGCTACTCGTTCTCTAGCAAAGGGCACCAATTTTGATGCTATTATCTCTATGTTGAAAGAGGTTTGTTTATGCAACCCTTTTCCAGTTATTGATTATTCTAATTGCTGTGTCCTCTTGCAACGATTTAATACTCTGTCTCTTTCCACTCTTTGTCTTCTTTAATTGACAATTTAGCTGTGAAAATACTCCAAAAGATGTTAATTAAATTAGTCCTGTCTTTTCCTCTACACTTGTTCTTAAAGGTAAGGAGATGCTGTTAGACAGATGTCTTTTAGGTTCTCAACCCTTCGTATCATAATATCATGTTACTCgacttgttttgaaaaagaaataacTTGCTCAGAATACCTTGCCTTATTCCTTTTCCAAGTGTCCCTTCCCTTATATTCATGTATTAATGTTTAACCACCTGATTTATTTGCCAGGTTGTTCCACAATTGTCTTGTCCAATTGCACTTTTTACTTATTACAATCCGATACTAAAGCGTGGCACTGAGAAATTTATGTCTACCATTAGAGACTGTGGTGTTCACGGTGAGACATGAGTAATCGCTTACCAAATAGCATAGAATTTGTTACATTGTAATGTCAGGTTTGTTCTTCTGAAAAGGTTCTATGATAAACAATGTCATAAAATGCATAGACAAGACAAAGGGAAGCTGTAGTTAAAGACATTTCATATTTgctaatttaaatttattattataaaagaaTGCTCCTCTGTACTTTTCTGCCAAGTCATGTCAATTGCCACATTGTCGTGGAATTCTCTTTTTTCTCCAATTTGGCAATCAGGATAACATTCGTTTCTTTCCCGTGTATACGTGCAGGACTTGTAGTTCCCGATGTTCCTCTGGAAGAGACAAAAACTTTAAGGATGGAAGCAAAGAACAATGGAATTGAACTGGTAAACTTCTTTTTTACCCGAACTCATAATTACAGAACCTTTCAAGTTGAGCATGATGGAGAAGGCATGGTAATGATTGAGGAGCAATGTGTGTTCTATTACATTATGCTTTTTGTGATATTACATACAGTTATTGGTGATAAATATTCTTTTACTTcattttgatgaatgaatgcgTTTGTGTGTGTATATTTAACATATTTGGGACATCTGCTTTGATATCATTAAGGTACTCTTGACCACACCTACCACACCAACAAACAGAATGAAAGCCATTGTGGATGCGTCGGAAGGATTTGTGTATCTTGTAAGATCTCTGTCTTCCATTATGCTttatttttcacaaaaataatttagTCCGCGTCAAATTGGGTTTGAAAGGTAACAGTGTTAACAAATTATCTTCTAGGTTTTTGGATTAGAATATGATGGTAAAAACAGAAAACATCTTGCAGAACACTCTCTGTCCAAACCCTGCCAGCATAAAGTCAATAATCATTTGTTGTTTTAAATTATAGGTGAGCTCAGTGGGTGTCACCGGAGCCCGAGCATCGGTTAGTGATAAGGTTCAAACTCTTttgcaggaaatcaaagaggttTGTCTGTTTAACTCCTGTTTATGTCATAATATTCTGATGAACCTTAAGATTTATGCAGAACGCCTTGatcgttattttattttattttaaaattcaggCAACAACTAAGCCAGTGGCAGTTGGTTTCGGGATATCGAAACCTGAGCATGTGAAACAGGTTAGTTGTCTCTGcagatttttttattcttcttgttcTATCACAGTGGTTACTTTTCatactcaaatcaacaatttttGACTTATGATACAGATAGCAGGATGGGGGGCAGATGGTGTGATTGTTGGAAGTGCTATGGTGAAGCTGCTTGGTGAGGCTAATTCGCCTCAAGAGGGATTGAAAGAACTGGAAAACTTAACCAACTCCTTAAAATCAGCACTTCCTTGAAATTAATTAGCTTTTAAGCCCAGAAACTTCAAACTAGTTGTGTCTGCATAGATAATAATGGTTTGAGTAATtggtaatgataataataataataatggattgAATAaggatttatttttcttatcttataGATGTGAAATTTTATCCTTCTCCATAGTAAAGCCATAGTATCAGCATGGACAAGTAGCTACAACTtaacataaaattatatatacaGATTCAAATTTCGTTGTTGTTCCGGTGCTAGAATAAGTTAAAATTTGTGATGATCCCAACGTTTGATAGTTGGTACTTGGTAGCCTGTTTTCACAAGCATATGTTCAGGCTCATCTAACTTTGCACAATCCATCAAATTGCCAGATCTTTTAACACAAATTTGATCAATATTTCATGATCTTATAGACGTTGAAAATTTTAATACAAAGCTAAAGCAGAAGCACATGATGCAAATTCATAATTGCCACAGCAGTATCATATAATTTATTCGAATAATAATCACGAATATTTGGCTTACAATTTAACTCACAAGGTGACAGAGGATAGTCTCAATctataataaccaataacaaagcacatatctttaaaaaaaaaactttaaactAGGAGCTTAGCGTCTCCCAGAAGCCACAGATTCCGCAGAGAAGAGGTACTTCACTCGTGAAAGAACTGAATCATGGGCAGGATCATAAGGATGATCCTTCGAAGGAATCTCCAATATTGCAGGAACAGGCTTGTTGTAGCTATCAACTAAAAATCTTATCATGTTTGCAACCTGAACAATGAAACAAAAGGCATTACATCTCGAATTCAAAATGTAAAGTTTTCGAGGGGAAAATATTTATTGTCCTATGGCAATAACCTATATTGTAGTTCAATGAGAGGGGTTCGTTCTAGGCAGAACATCTTCAAAGAAATAGAATCAATATGCAGCTATAAACTACTCTAAGGACTTTTCTTTACTATGAATCTGTATGGATAGAAAAGCAACTTACATATTGGCTTATTAACACAATTGCAATATCTTCCCTAGTTGTGAACTCTTTGAATGCATCTTCAATTTGTTTCACAGTTGTTTCTGAAATCAACATCCCAAGAGAGGATTAGAAGTCTATTATTAACACTTAAGAAGGCAGCAAATTACtaaaatttctacaaaattgcCATATCATTACAAATTGAAATCAGTTAAGCATAGaagaaagttcataaaatgaACTGAAGAACAGTTGCATACTTGAATCTACAATAAGATAATTTGTCTTCCTTCGCAAGTCAACATTACCCACTCCAGCCAGCAGAAATCCAACAACGGTATCCTGCATTATATTCCATTAAGTAGTTATTACTTTTTATGGTAGAGTGCATCTAAAATATCAAAATTCAGAACAAACATCATAGAAACTAGAATGCGTCATGATGCTAGATTTCTGATATCAAATATTGCATGTATGCACCAGAAGAGATCTAGGCAAATTACATAGGCTAGTATTATATATGGATTATGGTAAATACAAATGCTTCAACAGGCTAATAGAGCTCTAATGTACAGGTCAAGATAGAAATAGGTTTTGCACATCCGCACCTGGCACTCATCAAGACATCAACCACTAAACTTTCAAATATATATTGGTGGATGAAATAGGGTCATCTTAACAAGAACaatcataaaaattaaagataaaatgcTACAACTTTGTACCAACAGAAAACATTGAACCTGAATTGTCATCCAAACTCCCACCCAACCACCACCTGTCCTAAGCTAAACCAGAAGGTTGAATTGCAcattaaaaaaattgagaaagaaTCAAAATAAATTACCACACAAACCACTTAAAACCCTCGTCAGTCACAGAAATGCCACGCTTACCTCATCTGCGATCATAGCAATGAGTGCTGAATTTTTTGTGGGAATTTGAGCTCTATTTGCCATTTAACCTGAACAATTGCAATGAACAAGATTAAGGGGAAAAAAAAAGTAAACGAAAGATGACATACAAACAAAGATATACAACTTGTAATTTGAAAGATTCAGCCACATACAACAAGGGTAAAAACATGATATCAGGTCCATTCTTTCAAATTTATATTGATCGGTTTTAGCACCATATGCCACAAAAGAAAGGGATGACTTCAAATTCTTTTACATCAAAACGTTTATCAATCAACCAGACCCAGCGTCAATTGATTGAAACAAATTGCTAAATTATATTCGATAAACTAGCATCAGCAAACTAAAGAACATGAGATTTGTAAGCAAGATGCATGAAATCAAACATCATTAGAGAAGCAGAAAATCATACTCTAAAATGATAGTAAAAGGAAGAACCAAAATCATAACAAGATATC is a genomic window of Arachis ipaensis cultivar K30076 chromosome B06, Araip1.1, whole genome shotgun sequence containing:
- the LOC107645227 gene encoding tryptophan synthase alpha chain isoform X2 is translated as MAIALKSACFLQLKKPEVNFQGFLPSKRAIVSVKRYTPVAAIKTMETVGLSETFTRLKKQGKVAFIPYITAGDPDLSTTAEALKVLDSCGSDIIELGVPYSDPLADGPVIQAAATRSLAKGTNFDAIISMLKEVVPQLSCPIALFTYYNPILKRGTEKFMSTIRDCGVHGLVVPDVPLEETKTLRMEAKNNGIELVLLTTPTTPTNRMKAIVDASEGFVYLVSSVGVTGARASVSDKVQTLLQEIKEATTKPVAVGFGISKPEHVKQIAGWGADGVIVGSAMVKLLGEANSPQEGLKELENLTNSLKSALP
- the LOC107645227 gene encoding tryptophan synthase alpha chain isoform X1, which codes for MAIALKSACFLQLKKPEVNFQGFLPSKRAIVSVKRYTPVAAIKTMETVGLSETFTRLKKQGKVAFIPYITAGDPDLSTTAEALKVLDSCGSDIIELGVPYSDPLADGPVIQAAATRSLAKGTNFDAIISMLKEVVPQLSCPIALFTYYNPILKRGTEKFMSTIRDCGVHGLVVPDVPLEETKTLRMEAKNNGIELVNFFFTRTHNYRTFQVEHDGEGMVLLTTPTTPTNRMKAIVDASEGFVYLVSSVGVTGARASVSDKVQTLLQEIKEATTKPVAVGFGISKPEHVKQIAGWGADGVIVGSAMVKLLGEANSPQEGLKELENLTNSLKSALP
- the LOC107645227 gene encoding tryptophan synthase alpha chain isoform X3, whose amino-acid sequence is METVGLSETFTRLKKQGKVAFIPYITAGDPDLSTTAEALKVLDSCGSDIIELGVPYSDPLADGPVIQAAATRSLAKGTNFDAIISMLKEVVPQLSCPIALFTYYNPILKRGTEKFMSTIRDCGVHGLVVPDVPLEETKTLRMEAKNNGIELVNFFFTRTHNYRTFQVEHDGEGMVLLTTPTTPTNRMKAIVDASEGFVYLVSSVGVTGARASVSDKVQTLLQEIKEATTKPVAVGFGISKPEHVKQIAGWGADGVIVGSAMVKLLGEANSPQEGLKELENLTNSLKSALP
- the LOC107645226 gene encoding V-type proton ATPase subunit F, which produces MANRAQIPTKNSALIAMIADEDTVVGFLLAGVGNVDLRRKTNYLIVDSKTTVKQIEDAFKEFTTREDIAIVLISQYVANMIRFLVDSYNKPVPAILEIPSKDHPYDPAHDSVLSRVKYLFSAESVASGRR